A genome region from Desulfurispora thermophila DSM 16022 includes the following:
- the hemZ gene encoding coproporphyrinogen dehydrogenase HemZ, whose translation MQINLIMSEQLKPGVQDICRVFYPAAQFTSASQLPPVPVAATKILPDPPPVTGGSLAAPPEKNKETTALSLIVEPAAQTQEGDRPQICLKGTLLLPGVTIRDSACATIDRGEDPANTTRRLARLLAYRLLEKHNGGSPTPWGIFTGIRPTKVVHRLLDSGLSPQRAGLMLEQDYALSREKTALLLEVTARQRAYLVPQALQRTVSIYIGIPFCPSRCLYCSFPSYSIKAGARYVQPFVECLKREIRETGRALARLGVRVQTLYLGGGTPTSLAPAQLAEILELINRCLCPQGVEEFTVEGGRPETLTEEILRLCRDAGANRLSINPQSMHDTTLRAIGRGHSREDVLRAVERARALHFPCLNMDVIVGLPGEGVEQVQDTMQQVTNLEPENISVHTLALKRASLLMQSGQRMELPSDSTVQQMHNATHFFLQQRGYAPYYLYRQKRILGQQENTGYTQPGHTCIYNIQIIEERQTILGLGCGAGSKWVRYDDWYLTSTYSPKEPAVYIERIDQIIRRQLALLESHFGHIS comes from the coding sequence ATGCAGATAAATTTGATCATGTCCGAACAGCTGAAACCTGGCGTGCAGGACATCTGCCGGGTGTTCTACCCGGCCGCGCAGTTCACCAGTGCCAGCCAACTGCCACCTGTGCCCGTAGCCGCCACGAAAATCCTGCCGGACCCTCCCCCGGTAACCGGCGGTAGTCTCGCGGCACCACCAGAGAAAAATAAAGAAACCACAGCCCTATCATTAATTGTGGAACCCGCTGCCCAAACTCAAGAGGGCGACAGGCCACAAATATGCCTTAAGGGAACGCTACTGCTTCCCGGTGTCACAATCCGGGACAGCGCGTGTGCCACCATTGACCGGGGCGAAGACCCGGCCAACACCACCCGCCGTCTGGCCAGACTGCTGGCCTACCGGCTGCTGGAAAAGCACAACGGCGGCAGCCCCACACCCTGGGGCATTTTTACGGGCATCCGCCCCACCAAGGTGGTGCACCGGCTGCTGGACAGCGGCCTGTCCCCACAGCGGGCGGGCTTGATGCTGGAACAGGACTACGCTTTAAGCCGGGAGAAAACCGCCCTCTTGCTGGAAGTAACCGCCCGGCAGCGCGCCTATCTGGTACCACAAGCGCTGCAGCGCACAGTGAGCATTTACATCGGCATACCCTTCTGTCCCAGCCGCTGCCTGTACTGCTCCTTCCCCTCCTACAGCATTAAAGCGGGAGCCCGCTATGTGCAACCCTTTGTAGAATGCCTGAAGCGGGAAATCCGGGAAACAGGCAGGGCTCTGGCCCGTCTGGGTGTGCGCGTGCAAACGCTGTACCTGGGTGGCGGCACGCCCACCAGCCTGGCCCCCGCCCAGCTGGCTGAAATATTAGAACTTATCAACCGTTGCCTTTGCCCGCAGGGAGTGGAGGAATTCACAGTGGAGGGCGGCCGGCCCGAAACGCTCACGGAGGAAATTCTCCGCCTGTGCCGGGACGCCGGGGCAAACCGCCTCAGCATCAATCCCCAGAGCATGCACGATACCACACTGCGCGCCATCGGCCGCGGGCACAGCCGGGAAGACGTGCTGCGCGCCGTGGAACGGGCCCGCGCTTTGCACTTCCCCTGCCTGAATATGGACGTAATTGTGGGCCTGCCGGGTGAAGGAGTTGAACAGGTGCAGGACACAATGCAACAGGTAACCAACCTCGAACCGGAAAACATCAGCGTGCACACTCTGGCTTTGAAGCGGGCCTCGCTTTTGATGCAGAGCGGGCAACGAATGGAGTTGCCCTCCGACAGCACGGTGCAACAAATGCACAATGCCACCCACTTTTTCCTGCAGCAACGGGGATACGCGCCCTATTACCTGTACCGGCAAAAGCGCATCCTGGGGCAGCAGGAAAATACAGGCTACACCCAGCCCGGCCACACCTGCATCTACAACATCCAGATCATTGAGGAAAGGCAGACCATTCTGGGGTTGGGCTGCGGAGCGGGCAGCAAATGGGTGCGCTATGACGACTGGTACCTCACCAGCACCTACAGTCCCAAAGAGCCGGCTGTGTATATTGAAAGGATTGACCAGATCATCCGGCGCCAGTTGGCCTTGCTGGAAAGCCACTTCGGGCATATATCCTAA
- a CDS encoding CBS domain-containing protein: MRRMLAVKQIMVPLSEYPVISEQATVRQAMDVLRSFFHQRHGVWYGFWSLLVLDRTGRPAGILTLRGFLKALQLQRTLEIVFRGGDPTGLFMSGLFDQKMAITVRNIMRPIRQVWVSQEENILAAALRMLSKNVNSLPVFAGEELVGILRTVDLFWYIGELLEDA, encoded by the coding sequence ATGCGCCGCATGCTTGCTGTCAAGCAAATCATGGTGCCATTGTCCGAATATCCGGTGATCAGCGAGCAGGCCACCGTCCGGCAGGCCATGGATGTGTTGCGCAGTTTTTTTCATCAGCGGCACGGGGTCTGGTACGGCTTCTGGTCGCTGCTGGTGCTGGACAGGACCGGCCGACCGGCCGGAATCCTGACGCTGCGCGGCTTTTTGAAGGCGCTGCAACTGCAGCGGACGCTGGAGATTGTTTTCCGCGGCGGCGATCCCACCGGACTGTTCATGTCCGGCCTTTTTGATCAAAAAATGGCCATCACGGTGCGCAATATCATGCGCCCCATCAGACAGGTCTGGGTGAGCCAGGAAGAAAACATTCTGGCCGCAGCCCTGCGCATGCTGAGTAAAAATGTCAATTCCCTGCCCGTTTTTGCCGGGGAGGAACTGGTGGGCATCCTGCGCACCGTGGATCTGTTCTGGTACATCGGTGAACTGTTGGAGGATGCTTAA
- a CDS encoding RtcB family protein, producing the protein MELTKISPYKYVLERRGDMRVNAVVYLSPRLLPLVYKDASLKQLADAACLPGVLEPVCGMPDIHEGFGLPIGGVMATRPDGVISAGAVGMDINCGVRLLSTRIPAADLDKPVLRRLIQRIEEYVPTGTGKKSRHKGITEKIFQEVVYTGAPGIVRHGYGRPADLRHIEEGGCLPGANLSATSPQARSRGAVQLGTLGGGNHFIELQAVEEIFDPVTAASFGLPKGTLAVMIHTGSRGFGHQICTDYSRDLLPAGQKYGIQLPAKGLACAPAQSPEGQRYYAAMACAVNFAFANRQVITHDVRAAFRDVLAEQEEKMGLDLVYDVAHNIAKWETHAGRQVLVHRKGATRALPPGHSQNPPAYRKTGHPVLLPGSMGTASYVLVGTEKAAETFYSVSHGAGRVLSRTAAGQQISAQRFAESMGEVLLSSRNYRELVDEAPDAYKDIDLVVETLVASGLARPVARLRPLAVIKGKD; encoded by the coding sequence ATGGAACTTACAAAGATTTCGCCCTACAAATATGTTCTGGAGCGCCGGGGTGATATGCGGGTAAACGCGGTGGTTTATTTAAGCCCCCGGCTCCTGCCCCTGGTCTACAAAGACGCCTCATTAAAACAGCTGGCCGATGCCGCCTGCCTGCCCGGCGTGCTGGAGCCGGTCTGTGGCATGCCCGACATCCATGAAGGCTTTGGTCTGCCCATCGGCGGCGTGATGGCCACCCGCCCGGACGGCGTCATCTCGGCCGGGGCGGTGGGCATGGACATCAACTGCGGCGTGCGCCTGCTGAGCACCCGCATCCCGGCGGCCGACCTGGACAAACCCGTGCTGCGCAGGCTCATCCAGCGCATAGAAGAATACGTCCCCACCGGTACGGGCAAGAAAAGCCGGCACAAGGGCATCACCGAAAAAATTTTTCAGGAAGTGGTCTACACCGGCGCGCCGGGCATAGTGCGCCACGGCTACGGCCGCCCGGCGGATTTACGGCACATAGAAGAAGGGGGTTGCCTGCCGGGAGCGAACTTAAGCGCGACCAGCCCCCAAGCCCGGAGCCGGGGGGCGGTGCAACTGGGCACCCTGGGCGGCGGCAATCACTTCATAGAACTGCAGGCTGTGGAGGAAATATTCGACCCGGTCACGGCCGCCTCCTTTGGCCTGCCAAAAGGAACGCTGGCGGTAATGATCCACACCGGCAGCCGGGGCTTTGGCCACCAGATCTGCACCGACTATAGCCGGGATCTTCTGCCGGCGGGGCAAAAGTACGGCATCCAGCTGCCGGCCAAGGGGCTGGCCTGCGCACCGGCCCAGTCACCGGAAGGGCAACGCTATTATGCGGCCATGGCCTGCGCCGTGAATTTCGCCTTTGCCAACCGCCAGGTGATCACCCACGATGTGCGGGCCGCTTTCCGCGACGTGCTGGCCGAGCAGGAAGAGAAAATGGGCCTGGACCTGGTCTACGACGTGGCCCACAACATTGCCAAATGGGAAACCCACGCCGGCCGGCAGGTACTGGTACACCGCAAAGGGGCCACCCGGGCCCTGCCGCCCGGCCACTCCCAGAACCCGCCGGCCTACCGCAAAACCGGCCACCCCGTGCTGCTACCGGGCAGCATGGGCACGGCTTCCTATGTCCTGGTGGGGACGGAAAAGGCAGCCGAAACATTTTATTCGGTCAGCCACGGCGCCGGCCGGGTGCTTTCCCGTACCGCCGCCGGCCAGCAGATCAGTGCCCAGCGCTTTGCGGAGAGCATGGGCGAGGTGCTGTTGAGCAGCAGAAACTACCGGGAGCTGGTGGACGAAGCACCCGATGCCTACAAAGACATCGACCTGGTGGTGGAAACGCTGGTAGCCAGCGGCCTGGCCCGCCCTGTGGCGCGCCTGCGACCCCTGGCTGTGATCAAGGGTAAGGATTGA
- a CDS encoding sigma-54-dependent transcriptional regulator, whose translation MSKLILVVDDERGVRDALKDILSDYGYQVECATNGREGLQKIQELNPAVVLLDIRMPEMDGIAVLEIINRTGQQVPIILMTAYGSTQTTIEAMKLGAFDYLTKPLQINELVSVLRKAVEVKQLIDNQVGDTNGRQQELEGDVMIGMSPAMQNVYKTIGRVANSNASVLIRGESGTGKELVAKAIHYHSVRKDRPFVKINCASIPESLLESELFGYEKGAFTGATTSKPGKFELAHRGTLFLDEIAEMKASLQAKLLRVLQEREIERVGGTETIKIDVRIISATNQELEKCIEEGTFREDLYYRLNVVEITLPPLRERKEDIPALVQHIISYSNREYKKHVQGVAEDAMKMLMAYNWPGNIRELKNVCERAVLMSTGPLITPADLPRNLQKSSRQFGWLSDLAGSSFKEIMAEVEREVIIRALEENNWNRSAAAQALKMNRSSLYAKMKELGIIE comes from the coding sequence TTGAGCAAGCTCATTCTGGTTGTCGATGATGAGCGCGGCGTGCGTGATGCTTTAAAGGATATCTTGTCTGATTACGGTTACCAGGTGGAGTGTGCCACCAACGGCCGGGAAGGTCTGCAAAAAATTCAAGAATTAAACCCTGCTGTCGTGCTCCTGGATATCAGAATGCCCGAAATGGACGGCATTGCCGTGCTGGAAATAATTAATAGGACCGGGCAGCAGGTCCCCATCATTTTGATGACGGCATACGGCTCCACCCAGACCACCATTGAGGCCATGAAACTGGGTGCTTTTGATTATTTAACCAAGCCGTTGCAGATAAACGAGCTGGTATCGGTACTGCGCAAAGCGGTGGAGGTCAAGCAGCTCATTGATAATCAGGTTGGCGATACGAACGGGCGACAGCAGGAGCTGGAGGGCGATGTCATGATTGGCATGTCGCCGGCCATGCAAAATGTTTACAAAACCATCGGCCGGGTGGCCAACAGCAACGCCAGTGTGCTGATCCGGGGCGAGAGCGGCACGGGCAAGGAACTGGTGGCCAAGGCCATCCACTACCACAGCGTGCGCAAGGACCGGCCTTTTGTCAAGATCAACTGCGCTTCCATCCCGGAGAGCCTGCTGGAGAGCGAGCTGTTCGGCTATGAGAAGGGTGCTTTCACCGGAGCCACCACGAGCAAGCCGGGAAAATTTGAGCTGGCCCACCGGGGCACGCTGTTTCTGGATGAAATCGCCGAGATGAAGGCCTCCCTGCAGGCCAAGCTGCTCCGGGTGCTGCAGGAGCGGGAAATCGAGCGGGTGGGCGGTACGGAAACCATTAAAATTGATGTGCGGATCATTTCGGCCACCAACCAGGAGCTGGAGAAATGCATCGAGGAGGGCACATTCCGGGAGGACCTGTATTACCGCCTCAATGTGGTGGAAATTACCCTGCCGCCGCTGCGGGAACGCAAAGAAGACATTCCCGCTCTGGTGCAGCACATCATCAGCTACAGCAACCGGGAGTACAAAAAGCATGTGCAGGGCGTGGCGGAAGATGCAATGAAGATGCTGATGGCCTACAACTGGCCCGGTAATATCCGGGAGCTGAAAAATGTCTGCGAAAGAGCTGTGCTCATGTCCACCGGGCCGCTGATCACACCCGCCGACCTGCCGCGCAATTTGCAAAAGAGCTCCCGCCAGTTCGGCTGGCTTAGCGACCTGGCGGGCAGCTCGTTTAAAGAGATCATGGCCGAAGTGGAAAGGGAAGTGATCATCAGGGCGCTGGAGGAAAACAACTGGAACCGCTCCGCGGCCGCCCAGGCCCTGAAGATGAACCGCAGCTCGCTGTACGCCAAGATGAAAGAGCTGGGCATTATTGAATAA